A portion of the Clupea harengus chromosome 18, Ch_v2.0.2, whole genome shotgun sequence genome contains these proteins:
- the cbwd gene encoding COBW domain containing, with amino-acid sequence MDEEDCPELVPIEKTRDGPSSQIPVTIITGYLGAGKTTLLNYILTEQHSKRIAVILNEFGEGSALEKSLSVSQAGELYEEWLELRNGCLCCSVKDNGLKAIENLMEKKGKFDYILLETTGLADPGAVASMFWVDAELGSDVYLDGIVTVIDAKYAMQQLTEEKPDGLVNEATRQVALADLLIINKTDLVNEEELNQLKDTVVSINGLVQVLETQKSRVDLSQVLDLHSFDIQDVARLSEKLQLMKTSHPHLDKSILTVTLEVPGDVSEDRLNIFVQELLWEKNLMNKEGSPMHVIRLKGIMSIEDKAKRVMLQGVNELYELEETPEAWGEDEPRLNRLVFIGRNLDRDILRAQFITTLLNQEDSKT; translated from the exons ATGGACGAGGAAGACTGTCCCGAGCTGGTGCCCATTGAGAAGACGAGAGATGGTCCATCTTCACAAATACCTGTCACAATAATTACTGGCTATTTAG GTGCCGGGAAGACAACTCTGTTAAATTACATCTTAACTGAGCAGCACAGTAAGCGAATAGCTGTCATTTTAAACGAATTTGGTGAAG GTAGCGCTCTTGAGaagtctctgtctgtcagccagGCTGGGGAGCTCTATGAGGAGTGGCTTGAGCTCAGGAACGGCTGCCTCTGTTGCTCTGTCAA AGACAATGGACTAAAAGCAATAGAAAATCTAATGGAGAAAAAGGGGAAGTTTGACTATATTCTACTGGAGACCACTGGATTGGCTGACCCAG GAGCAGTGGCCTCCATGTTCTGGGTGGATGCTGAACTTGGCAGCGATGTGTATTTGGATG gTATCGTCACGGTTATCGATGCAAAATATGCAATGCAG CAATTGACCGAGGAGAAACCAGATGGTCTTGTCAATGAAGCCACAAG ACAGGTGGCTCTGGCGGATCTTCTAATTATTAATAAGACGGACCTTGTGAACGAAGAGGAATTAAACCAACTGAAGGACACAGTAGT atcCATTAATGGACTTGTTCAAGTTCTAGAAACACAAAAGTCAAG agTTGACTTATCGCAAGTGCTAGATTTGCATTCTTTTGACATTCAAGATGTAGCAAG GTTGTCTGAGAAGCTACAGCTTATGAAGACTTCACATCCACATCTCGACAAG AGCATCTTAACCGTAACACTTGAAGTACCAGGGGATGTCTCTGAAGATCGGTTGAACATATTCGTTCAG GAACTTCTGTGGGAGAAGAACTTGATGAACAAAGAGGGATCACCTATGCATGTAATTCGCTTAAAG GGCATCATGTCCATAGAAGACAAGGCCAAGCGGGTGATGTTGCAAGGGGTGAATGAGCTTTATGAGCTGGAAGAGACCCCCGAGGCCTGGGGGGAAGATGAGCCCAGACTCAACCGTCTGGTCTTCATAG gGAGAAATCTGGATCGAGACATCCTACGCGCTCAGTTCATTACCACTCTCCTAAATCAGGAGGATAGTAAGACATGA
- the foxd5 gene encoding forkhead box protein D5 gives MTFFKECKGIQEDCEVDVVGEEDADRHLDNGSDQDTFGADQDSCVLDTSGESESDQSTEAPSPGRQTGGAIKPPYSYIALITMAILQSPTKKLTLSAICDFISNKFPYYKEKFPAWQNSIRHNLSLNDCFIKIPREPGNPGKGSYWSLDPASQDMFDNGSFLRRRKRYKRNIPELIKGSILLYPDHGAYHHGRPYFVPNHFPRQTGPLGYLPAHENVLLPPTYFHHQNISNCKWSEINQFQGKHCAMSAAKQRPQCEKQKGAFSIERIMSSTPAPLTNWGYQNSAISVSAIPSVASALRTFHPASLIRTLPL, from the coding sequence ATGACTTTCTTCAAGGAGTGTAAAGGAATTCAAGAGGACTGCGAAGTAGACGTCGTTGGAGAGGAGGACGCAGACCGGCATTTGGATAATGGATCGGACCAAGACACGTTCGGTGCAGACCAAGACTCCTGTGTACTGGACACATCTGGCGAGAGTGAGAGCGACCAAAGCACGGAGGCTCCCTCgcctggcagacagacaggcggtgCAATCAAACCTCCCTATTCCTACATCGctctcatcaccatggcaataCTCCAGAGCCCGACGAAAAAGCTGACCCTGAGTGCAATATGCGATTTCATCAGCAACAAGTTTCCGTATTACAAGGAAAAGTTTCCTGCCTGGCAAAACTCAATCCGACATAATTTGTCCCTCAACGACTGTTTCATTAAGATACCCAGAGAACCTGGAAATCCGGGTAAGGGCAGTTATTGGTCATTGGATCCGGCATCTCAGGACATGTTTGACAACGGCAGCTTTCTTCGTCGGAGGAAAAGATATAAGAGGAACATCCCGGAATTAATTAAGGGTAGTATTTTGCTCTATCCAGATCATGGTGCTTATCATCATGGGAGACCTTATTTTGTGCCTAACCATTTTCCGAGACAGACAGGTCCCCTTGGATATTTACCTGCTCATGAAAACGTCCTATTACCTCCTACGTActtccatcatcagaacatcagcAATTGCAAATGGTCGGAAATAAACCAATTTCAAGGGAAACATTGTGCCATGTCAGCAGCGAAACAGCGGCCTCAGTGCGAAAAACAAAAGGGTGCTTTCAGCATTGAACGCATCATGAGCAGCACACCTGCGCCCCTGACAAACTGGGGTTATCAGAACTCAGCCATTTCCGTCTCTGCAATTCCATCTGTTGCATCTGCACTAAGGACATTTCACCCAGCTTCCTTGATAAGAACCTTGCCGTTGTAA